In the genome of Streptococcus oralis, one region contains:
- a CDS encoding ADP-ribosylation/crystallin J1 — translation MVLGFETPSFICGVLAETYDGCSDEIRQGALAFLDERLFENVVGFENSYLQ, via the coding sequence ATGGTATTGGGATTCGAAACACCATCTTTTATCTGTGGAGTTCTTGCAGAAACTTATGATGGATGTTCTGATGAGATAAGGCAAGGGGCACTCGCTTTTTTGGATGAGCGTTTATTTGAAAACGTGGTTGGATTTGAGAACAGCTATCTTCAATGA
- a CDS encoding DUF5960 family protein — translation MTRKELYENKLQMDYFSDAYIRFEEDFQKYSAMNVPLTFLIDDILRTMAMNQKNYFVLNKENAKDGREHRFYFRVVTEKECPRNRTYAYAGLKNSSQ, via the coding sequence ATGACTAGAAAAGAGTTGTATGAAAACAAACTGCAGATGGATTATTTTTCAGATGCCTATATTCGTTTTGAAGAGGATTTTCAAAAATACTCTGCCATGAATGTGCCACTGACTTTCTTGATCGATGACATCCTACGAACCATGGCGATGAATCAGAAGAACTACTTTGTTTTAAACAAGGAAAACGCCAAGGATGGGCGGGAGCATCGCTTTTATTTTAGGGTGGTAACGGAAAAAGAGTGCCCCAGAAATCGAACCTATGCATACGCTGGACTCAAAAATAGTAGTCAGTGA
- a CDS encoding Y-family DNA polymerase: MGYFDYSREPKSDIAFVDMKSFYASVECVKRGLHPLKTSLCVMSRADNSTGLMLASSPMFKKIFGKSNVGRAYDLPFDIKTRKFSYCNARKQGLPTDSDYVRYIEDWAQVTLIVPPRMDEYIAVNMEIQRIFQNYGSPDDIYPYSIDEGFIDLTSSLNYFIPDKSLSRKDKLDLLSARIQRDIWRHTGIYSTVGMSNANPLLAKLALDNEAKHTPTMRANWSYQDVEEKVWAIPNMTDFWGIGRRMEKRLHTLGIFSIRELATSNPDQLQKTLGQAGLRLWFHANGIDESNVHRPYKAKSQGLGNSQILPRDYVKLRDIEIILREMAEQVAIRLRRAGKKTTLVSLYVGFSKQEVRPSIHTQMKVEPTNNTAILTDYVLKLFHNKYTSGAVRSVGVNYSGFVDESFGLISLFDNVDKLEKEERLQTAIDAIREQFGFTSLLKANALEEASRSLARSKLIGGHSAGGLDGLK; this comes from the coding sequence ATGGGCTACTTTGATTATTCCAGAGAGCCCAAAAGTGACATTGCCTTTGTCGACATGAAATCCTTTTATGCCAGCGTTGAGTGTGTGAAACGGGGCTTGCATCCGCTGAAGACCTCGCTTTGTGTCATGAGTCGCGCGGATAATTCTACTGGTCTTATGCTAGCTTCCTCTCCCATGTTTAAGAAGATTTTTGGCAAGTCCAATGTTGGTCGGGCCTATGATCTGCCTTTTGATATCAAAACGCGCAAATTTTCTTATTGCAATGCTCGAAAGCAAGGCTTGCCTACTGACTCAGACTATGTTCGCTACATCGAAGATTGGGCTCAAGTGACTTTGATTGTGCCTCCTAGGATGGATGAGTACATAGCGGTCAATATGGAAATCCAGCGAATCTTTCAAAATTATGGTAGTCCAGATGATATTTATCCCTACTCTATCGATGAGGGCTTTATTGATCTGACTAGTTCGCTCAACTATTTCATCCCAGATAAGAGTCTCTCTCGCAAAGACAAGCTGGATCTGCTTTCTGCTCGCATCCAGAGGGATATTTGGAGGCATACAGGGATCTACTCTACGGTGGGTATGTCCAATGCCAATCCCTTACTGGCCAAGTTGGCTCTGGATAATGAGGCCAAGCACACTCCGACCATGAGGGCCAACTGGTCTTACCAGGATGTGGAAGAGAAGGTTTGGGCCATTCCCAATATGACGGACTTTTGGGGGATTGGCAGGCGGATGGAGAAACGCTTGCATACTCTGGGGATTTTTTCCATCAGAGAATTGGCCACCAGTAATCCAGACCAGCTACAGAAAACACTTGGTCAGGCTGGCCTGCGTTTGTGGTTTCATGCTAACGGGATTGATGAGAGCAATGTTCACAGGCCCTATAAAGCCAAGTCCCAAGGGTTAGGAAATTCTCAAATCTTGCCGAGAGACTACGTGAAGCTACGGGATATCGAAATTATTCTCCGAGAAATGGCGGAGCAGGTGGCTATTAGACTGAGAAGGGCGGGCAAGAAAACAACCCTTGTCTCTCTCTATGTTGGTTTCTCTAAACAGGAGGTCAGGCCGTCTATTCACACACAAATGAAGGTCGAACCGACCAATAATACAGCTATCTTAACGGATTATGTTTTGAAGCTATTTCATAACAAATACACTTCTGGAGCGGTCAGAAGTGTCGGAGTCAACTATTCAGGATTTGTGGACGAGTCCTTTGGCTTGATCTCCCTCTTTGATAATGTTGACAAGTTAGAAAAAGAAGAAAGGCTCCAGACGGCTATTGATGCCATTCGGGAACAATTTGGTTTCACCTCCCTCTTAAAGGCCAATGCACTGGAAGAAGCCTCTAGGAGTCTTGCTAGAAGCAAGCTAATTGGGGGGCATTCTGCTGGAGGATTAGATGGACTAAAATGA
- a CDS encoding XRE family transcriptional regulator, with amino-acid sequence MYQPEKLKARRKELKLTQKEIAEELGISFQAYSAWERGIKEPSKEKVAQLENILKVAKGYFTQIEIVRLYNSLSKQGKDKIVLYARNLAQEEQTQKVATMPERLYEYRVYERMSAGIGASVYDDKNFDTVYFNEELAHDFASWVAGDSMEPKYQNGSVALIRETGFDYDGAVYAVVCNNQTYIKRVYREEDGLRLVSINPKYKDIFISYEEDPRIVGIIVGNFVPMEG; translated from the coding sequence ATGTACCAACCAGAAAAACTCAAGGCTCGGAGAAAAGAGTTAAAATTGACACAGAAGGAAATTGCAGAGGAATTAGGAATTAGTTTTCAGGCTTACTCGGCTTGGGAACGTGGAATTAAGGAACCATCCAAGGAGAAGGTTGCTCAGCTAGAGAATATTTTAAAGGTGGCAAAGGGATATTTCACTCAGATCGAGATTGTTCGTCTCTACAATAGCCTCTCCAAGCAAGGGAAGGACAAGATTGTGCTTTATGCTCGCAACCTAGCTCAAGAGGAACAAACTCAGAAGGTGGCGACCATGCCAGAGCGCCTCTATGAGTACCGTGTCTACGAACGCATGTCAGCAGGGATCGGGGCTTCGGTCTACGATGACAAGAATTTTGATACGGTCTACTTTAACGAGGAGTTGGCCCATGATTTTGCGTCCTGGGTGGCTGGGGACTCTATGGAACCTAAATATCAAAATGGTTCGGTGGCTCTGATTCGAGAGACGGGATTTGACTATGACGGGGCAGTTTATGCAGTGGTCTGCAACAACCAGACCTATATCAAACGGGTTTATCGGGAGGAAGATGGCTTGCGTCTGGTATCGATCAATCCTAAATACAAGGACATTTTCATATCCTATGAAGAAGATCCTCGGATTGTGGGGATTATCGTTGGGAATTTTGTGCCAATGGAGGGCTAG
- a CDS encoding AAA family ATPase: protein MVSKTDAVLQSYLIQSLNMALGALMQGETSYTNSFNIAIQENGFIFIPRLPCAYILDDELYNKIFLIANASLYPHYTLLKQNTTYFVPLKTDDIHVQRGLFFPWKVGISKRLLIPDLDRYTTSLPKNQIPIMENFSLNLDKVDHIAICGNSGSGKSYALTYLLSVLKHQSDLIIVDPKFDTPSRWAREHQIAVIHPVENRSKSDFVSEINEKLSQCLELIQKRQAMLYENPRHEFTHMTIVIDEVLALSEGVNKTIKESFFSLSSSIALLGRATKLHLLLVSQRFDHTTIPISVREQLNVLIQIGNINKKTTQFLFPDLDPEGIVIPTGHGTGLIQVIDNEHPYQVLPLLCPTYYTKKGII from the coding sequence ATGGTATCGAAAACAGATGCCGTCTTGCAATCATACTTGATCCAGAGCCTTAATATGGCTCTTGGAGCCTTGATGCAAGGCGAAACAAGTTATACAAACAGTTTTAACATCGCCATCCAAGAAAACGGTTTCATCTTCATCCCACGACTTCCCTGTGCCTATATTTTAGATGATGAACTCTATAATAAAATTTTCTTGATTGCTAACGCATCCCTATACCCACATTATACTTTATTGAAGCAAAATACAACATACTTTGTTCCTCTAAAAACGGATGATATCCATGTTCAGCGAGGACTCTTCTTTCCGTGGAAGGTGGGAATTTCAAAACGATTGCTCATTCCTGACCTTGATAGATATACAACAAGTTTGCCCAAAAATCAAATTCCAATTATGGAAAATTTTTCGCTTAATCTTGATAAGGTCGATCACATTGCAATCTGTGGAAATAGTGGGTCGGGTAAATCTTATGCTCTCACCTATTTACTGAGTGTGCTCAAACACCAATCCGATTTAATTATCGTAGACCCAAAATTTGACACACCTAGTCGTTGGGCTCGTGAACATCAAATTGCAGTGATTCATCCCGTTGAAAATCGGTCTAAGTCCGACTTTGTATCAGAAATCAATGAGAAGTTGAGTCAATGCCTTGAGCTGATTCAAAAACGTCAAGCAATGCTATACGAGAATCCACGTCATGAGTTCACTCATATGACAATTGTGATTGATGAAGTTCTTGCATTATCCGAAGGAGTCAATAAGACAATTAAAGAATCGTTTTTTTCACTCTCATCTTCTATAGCACTTCTAGGACGTGCTACAAAACTTCATTTACTATTAGTTAGCCAAAGGTTCGACCATACTACCATTCCTATTTCAGTCCGTGAACAACTTAATGTCCTCATCCAGATTGGCAACATTAACAAGAAGACGACACAATTTCTATTTCCCGACCTCGACCCAGAAGGTATTGTTATCCCTACTGGACATGGAACAGGTCTGATTCAAGTGATTGATAATGAACATCCTTATCAGGTTCTTCCACTACTATGCCCAACATATTACACAAAGAAAGGAATTATTTAA
- a CDS encoding replication protein, with the protein MTKEQRSSKWTFLFYKESAPADYLEILEELHIPFILSPWHDKDINRQTGELKKYHKHGAFFFDSLKSYKQVSEIIKDKLNGPAHVEIVQSPKGLFDYFIHAESKEKTQYDIDDIEVGCGFNLDKFLVENNSDDFMHEVVDIIEQNDFTEFEELVWYARANHTPLLGLIIERTYFFAKYLDSRRCNPMRNQDKKEGNKCK; encoded by the coding sequence ATGACAAAAGAACAACGCTCTAGCAAGTGGACATTCCTTTTTTACAAAGAAAGTGCCCCTGCTGACTATCTTGAAATTCTTGAAGAACTACACATCCCCTTCATCCTGAGCCCTTGGCATGATAAGGATATTAACCGACAAACTGGGGAACTGAAAAAATATCACAAACACGGGGCTTTCTTCTTTGATTCTCTCAAAAGTTATAAACAAGTTTCTGAGATAATCAAGGACAAGTTGAACGGCCCTGCTCATGTAGAAATCGTACAATCACCCAAAGGACTTTTCGACTACTTCATTCATGCTGAAAGTAAGGAGAAAACTCAATATGATATAGATGATATTGAAGTTGGATGTGGTTTTAATCTCGATAAATTTCTTGTAGAAAATAACTCAGATGATTTCATGCATGAAGTTGTGGATATTATTGAGCAGAATGACTTCACAGAGTTTGAAGAACTCGTCTGGTATGCACGAGCTAATCACACACCACTTCTTGGACTTATCATTGAGCGCACCTACTTTTTTGCTAAGTATTTGGATTCACGTCGATGCAATCCAATGAGGAACCAAGATAAGAAGGAGGGTAATAAATGCAAGTAA
- a CDS encoding helix-turn-helix domain-containing protein, which translates to MQVILPDEQIHQIQLLLSNLIQKEIKQQLEKKPLSYPYFNKQQTCDYLGISNNTLDSWIQKGLPSIKIGKTIRFHKDSIDRWLNGNN; encoded by the coding sequence ATGCAAGTAATCCTACCAGATGAGCAAATTCACCAAATTCAACTATTACTATCCAATCTTATTCAAAAAGAAATTAAACAACAATTAGAAAAAAAGCCTTTAAGTTATCCCTATTTTAACAAACAACAGACTTGCGACTATTTGGGAATTTCCAACAATACACTTGATTCATGGATTCAAAAGGGGCTTCCATCCATCAAAATTGGAAAAACAATTCGATTCCACAAAGACTCTATTGACCGCTGGTTAAACGGTAACAACTAG
- a CDS encoding LacI family DNA-binding transcriptional regulator: MKNLNDKKVTIYDIAHLSGFSPKTVSRVINGGEKVREETYRAIQKVIDELSYVPNAYAKNLTKKETTNILISVKKIDSFPLIWFQTLLDRVLQTCKEFGVNAIVEYFGEEDTIRNSIISSTGSLIDGVIVFYESKDDIRINYLQKNNMPFIVFGESRTPDVVYVSNNNFQATYDMMELVTKESIKSMLLLMGGESLVNKDREKGVRTFLTDKNYLMDLQVIYGLTTIDSVYSYAINNLSNQNHPDMIFVSGDEKVQGLIRACYEKGITIPDDISIIGFDNIPISQYYTPALSTISPNYAMLAQKMIEGVLAIINGENIESVEISSKIIRRQSF; encoded by the coding sequence GTGAAAAATTTAAACGATAAAAAGGTAACTATTTATGATATTGCGCATTTATCAGGTTTTTCTCCAAAAACTGTTTCACGTGTTATTAACGGTGGTGAAAAGGTAAGAGAAGAAACTTATCGAGCTATTCAAAAAGTCATTGATGAGTTGTCGTATGTTCCAAATGCATATGCAAAAAATTTGACTAAGAAAGAAACTACAAACATTTTGATTTCCGTTAAAAAGATTGATTCTTTTCCCTTGATTTGGTTTCAAACTTTACTAGATAGAGTTCTACAAACTTGTAAAGAGTTTGGTGTAAACGCTATTGTTGAATACTTTGGTGAAGAAGATACGATTAGGAATTCAATAATTTCAAGCACAGGAAGCTTAATAGATGGAGTAATAGTATTTTATGAAAGTAAAGACGATATTCGGATTAATTATTTACAGAAGAATAATATGCCTTTTATAGTTTTTGGAGAATCTCGAACACCTGATGTTGTTTATGTATCTAATAACAATTTTCAAGCCACTTATGATATGATGGAATTAGTAACAAAAGAGAGTATTAAAAGTATGTTGTTACTTATGGGAGGGGAATCTCTTGTTAATAAGGATCGTGAAAAAGGTGTTCGTACTTTTTTGACTGATAAAAATTATTTAATGGATTTGCAAGTTATTTATGGTTTAACTACAATTGATTCAGTTTATTCATATGCTATAAATAATTTATCTAATCAAAATCATCCGGATATGATATTTGTTTCTGGGGATGAGAAGGTTCAAGGGCTGATTCGTGCGTGCTATGAGAAGGGGATTACCATTCCTGATGATATTTCAATAATTGGATTCGATAATATTCCTATTTCGCAATATTATACTCCAGCTCTGTCTACTATTTCTCCTAATTATGCTATGTTAGCCCAAAAAATGATAGAAGGTGTTTTAGCAATCATTAACGGTGAAAATATAGAATCCGTTGAAATATCTTCAAAAATTATTAGAAGACAAAGCTTTTAA
- a CDS encoding MgtC/SapB family protein — MQTSSIGLSNIEIIIRVVLSLVIGSIIGLERGSKSQPAGIRTHSIVCMAACLIMMTNEFVSYKFGTGDPTRLGAQVISGVGFLGAGTILITDKKKVTGLTTAAGIWASAGIGLAIGVGFYEGALLVAISVWSVISMFQPLKKYLQSRSKVIELYIVVKSTEAYNRVLVYCAENGIRLNDSRTAFGDVNSERIEYFDVPDKRIASFMTLELSGKFEHLKLMEEIANIVGVIYVEEVS, encoded by the coding sequence ATGCAAACATCCAGCATAGGACTATCGAACATCGAAATTATAATTAGAGTCGTATTATCTTTGGTCATTGGAAGTATTATTGGCTTAGAAAGAGGAAGTAAATCTCAACCAGCAGGTATTCGTACACATAGTATTGTTTGTATGGCTGCTTGTTTAATTATGATGACTAATGAATTCGTATCTTATAAGTTTGGAACAGGAGATCCGACACGGTTAGGTGCTCAGGTTATATCTGGTGTTGGTTTTCTTGGAGCTGGAACAATTCTAATCACAGATAAAAAGAAGGTTACGGGTCTGACAACTGCAGCAGGAATCTGGGCTTCAGCAGGAATAGGTTTAGCTATTGGAGTAGGTTTTTATGAAGGTGCTCTGTTAGTAGCTATTTCTGTTTGGAGTGTGATTTCTATGTTTCAGCCTTTAAAAAAATATCTTCAAAGTCGTTCAAAAGTTATTGAATTATATATTGTAGTTAAATCTACTGAGGCATATAATCGAGTATTAGTTTATTGTGCAGAAAATGGAATTCGATTGAATGATTCAAGAACTGCTTTTGGAGATGTTAATTCTGAAAGAATTGAATATTTTGATGTTCCAGACAAAAGAATAGCATCATTTATGACTCTAGAACTTTCAGGTAAGTTTGAACATCTTAAACTGATGGAAGAAATAGCAAATATTGTTGGTGTTATTTATGTTGAAGAAGTTAGTTGA
- a CDS encoding ABC transporter permease: MRHKLNWKDWLIRLGLIWFLVTFIIYPNFDLVVNVFVKGGEFSLDVVQRALKSQRAIQSIMNSFKLAFSLIITVNVVGVLCVLFTEYFDIKGAKILKLGYMTSLIYGGVVLATGYKFVYGPYGMITKFLQGIIPSLDPNWFIGYGAVLFIMTFSGTANHTLFLTNTIRSVDYHTIEAARNMGAKPFTVFRKVVLPTLIPTLFALTIMVFLSGLSAVAAPMIVGGKEFQTINPMIITFAGMGNSRDLAAFLAIILGVATTILLTIMNKIEKGGNYISISKTKAPLKKQKITSKPWNIIAHMVAYALFTVFMLPLIFIVLYSFTDPVAIQTGNLSLSNFTLDNYKLFFSNSAAFSPFLVSFIYSIIAATTATVLAVVFARVVRKHKARFDFLFEYGALLPWLLPSTLLAVSLLFTFNQPQLLVFNQILVGSLVILLIAYIVVKIPFSYRMVRAILFSVDDEMEDAARSMGASPFYTMMKVIIPFILPVVLSVIALNFNSLLTDFDLSVFLYHPLAQPLGITIRSAGDETATSNAQALVFVYTIILMIISGTVLYFTQRPRGKKRK; the protein is encoded by the coding sequence ATGCGTCATAAATTAAATTGGAAAGATTGGCTCATTCGTTTAGGCTTAATCTGGTTCTTGGTAACTTTCATCATTTATCCAAACTTTGATTTAGTAGTTAATGTATTTGTGAAAGGTGGGGAGTTTTCACTTGATGTCGTACAACGAGCTCTTAAATCTCAACGTGCGATTCAGAGTATTATGAACAGTTTTAAGTTAGCATTCTCACTAATTATAACTGTTAATGTTGTTGGTGTACTTTGTGTATTGTTTACAGAATATTTTGATATTAAAGGAGCTAAAATATTAAAACTAGGATACATGACGTCACTAATCTACGGTGGAGTAGTTTTGGCTACTGGTTATAAATTCGTTTATGGACCATATGGAATGATTACCAAATTTTTACAAGGTATTATTCCATCTTTAGATCCTAACTGGTTTATTGGTTATGGTGCAGTTCTATTTATTATGACATTTTCTGGTACTGCTAATCACACCTTATTCCTAACTAATACAATTCGTAGTGTAGACTATCATACTATTGAAGCTGCACGTAATATGGGTGCAAAACCATTTACAGTGTTTAGAAAAGTAGTATTGCCAACTCTTATTCCTACTTTATTCGCTCTGACAATTATGGTTTTTCTAAGTGGGTTATCAGCAGTAGCAGCACCTATGATTGTTGGTGGGAAAGAATTCCAAACTATTAACCCAATGATCATAACATTTGCTGGAATGGGAAATTCTCGTGACTTAGCCGCCTTTCTAGCAATTATTTTGGGTGTTGCCACTACGATTTTGCTTACTATTATGAACAAGATCGAAAAAGGCGGAAATTATATTTCTATTTCTAAAACGAAAGCACCTTTGAAAAAACAAAAAATCACATCTAAACCATGGAATATCATTGCACATATGGTTGCTTATGCTTTGTTCACTGTTTTCATGTTACCATTGATTTTCATTGTATTGTATTCATTTACTGACCCAGTTGCAATACAGACAGGAAACTTATCATTATCAAACTTTACTTTAGATAATTATAAGTTATTCTTTAGTAATAGTGCTGCGTTCTCTCCATTCTTAGTCAGCTTTATATACTCTATTATTGCTGCAACTACTGCAACAGTTCTTGCTGTTGTGTTTGCGCGAGTAGTTCGTAAACATAAAGCTCGATTTGATTTCTTGTTCGAATACGGAGCTCTTCTTCCTTGGCTATTACCAAGTACACTTCTAGCAGTTAGTTTATTATTCACTTTCAACCAACCTCAACTTTTAGTCTTTAACCAGATTCTAGTTGGTAGTTTAGTAATTTTGCTAATCGCTTATATTGTTGTAAAAATTCCATTCTCTTATAGAATGGTACGTGCAATCTTATTTAGTGTTGATGATGAGATGGAGGATGCTGCTAGAAGTATGGGGGCTTCACCATTTTACACAATGATGAAGGTTATTATTCCTTTCATCTTGCCGGTTGTTCTCTCTGTTATCGCACTGAACTTTAACTCTTTATTGACCGATTTCGATTTATCTGTATTCCTTTATCATCCATTGGCTCAACCATTAGGTATTACGATTCGTTCTGCAGGTGATGAAACAGCAACATCTAACGCACAAGCTCTTGTATTCGTTTATACAATTATTCTAATGATTATTTCTGGAACTGTGTTATACTTCACACAGAGACCACGCGGTAAGAAAAGGAAATAG